The genomic DNA GTATAAACATTGATGCCCTTGCCTTCCGTTTGTTGGAGCAGAATCTCCAAATCTTTGAGGTCGTGGCCGGAGACGAGAATCGCTTTGCCTTGAAGCGGCTCCATGCGCACGGGCGTAGGAACGGGATGGCCGTAAGCGCCGGTATTAGCGGCGTCCAGCAGTTCCAGCACGCGGAAATTGACCTCGCCGCATTTCAGAACCATGCCGAGCAAGGCGTCCACAGTAGGCGCATCAATTGTAAGAAAATCCATCGCCTCGTGCAGAAAAGCGTAAACGGAGTCGTCTTCCTGGCCAAGGATATAGGCATGATCGGCGTAAGCGGCCATGCCCTTCAAGCCGTAGGTGAGCAGCTCTTGCAATCCGGCGATGTCTTGGCCGAAATTCTCGAATCGCTTAATGATAGAGATCAAGACGCCTTGCTTGACGAGTTCATCCAGGCTGCCGCCGGGAATCCACGCCGCCGGGCCATTAAGAATTTCCGGCGTATGTCTGGCCTGGCCGCAGGCCTCTTCATAACGCCGCTTCGCCCTGTTGCGCAGGGCGGCGGCTTCGATAATTTTCTCCTGAATCCGCGGTAGATTGAAATTGACATTAGTGACCGTAACGAACATTGCTTCGATGGCGAATACGTCGATGTCATGATCCTTGACGCCCAATCGCCGCAGCCGATGCGCATACATGGAGATTCCCTTGACGGCATAAAGCAGCAGGTCTTGCAACGCCGCCGTTTCCGGCGTCTTGCCGCATACGCCGATTTCCGTACAGCCGGTTCCGTGAGCCGTTTGTTCGCATTGATAACAAAACATATTTAGTTTCTCCTCGTTGTTGATGGTTTGTCGCCTTACTCTTTGCTTTTCTCCGCTATGGTCCGTTACGAAAGCCGCCATCCTCTTTTTCTGAATTCCCGCACTTCCGCCAGCGAGAACGATTGGAATTTGGCTACGATCTTGGGGCGGATCGCCGCCCAAAAATCGTGAATGGGACAAGGGCGCTCGTCCGAGCATTGGGGCAAACCCAGCAGGCATTTTTTCCACCACTCGTCGCCATCGACGGCGTTGGAGACGTCGAGGATGGAGATTTCTATGGCGGGACGCGCGAGCGTCAGGCCGCCTTTGTAGCCCCGCTTGGAGACGATCAATCCCGCCCGCGCCAAGCCGTACAGGATTTTGGAGAGATAAGGCCGGGCGATGCCGGTCTCGTTGGCGATGGTTTTTTCCAGCACCCATTCCTCGTCTGGATCGTTCAGGCAGCTCAAAGCGAGAATGGCGTAACCGGCGGTTTGCGAAAGCGAAAGCATGGCGAATTTACCTCGTGAAGAGAATCATAGCCATTGTTAACCTGTAGGTCAAGTATTTTGTTGACCTACAGGTAATTTTTATAGAA from Candidatus Omnitrophota bacterium includes the following:
- a CDS encoding Rrf2 family transcriptional regulator — its product is MLSLSQTAGYAILALSCLNDPDEEWVLEKTIANETGIARPYLSKILYGLARAGLIVSKRGYKGGLTLARPAIEISILDVSNAVDGDEWWKKCLLGLPQCSDERPCPIHDFWAAIRPKIVAKFQSFSLAEVREFRKRGWRLS